The window GGCGGCCACTGCCGCTTGGGAAGACTACGGTGAAATCGCTCTCTGCGACACGGCCGAAGAGGCCGTAAGCGTTTCGGACTCCTACGCTCCGGAACATCTCGAACTGCACACGCAGCAGAACGGATGGTACACTGACAAACTGAAGAATTACGGCTCACTGTTCATCGGCGAGGAAACCACTGTCACCTACGGCGACAAATGCTCCGGCACCAACCACATCTTGCCGACCAAGGGTTCCGGCACCTACACCGGCGGCCTCTCTGTTCACAAGTTCCTCAAGATTGTCACCACCCAGCGGATGACGAGGGAGGCCAATCGCAGCCTCGGCCAGACAGCCGCCCGCATATCCCGCCTCGAAGGCATGGAGGCTCATGCGCGTGCTGCCGATATCCGACTCGCCAAGTATTTCCCCGAAGAAAGCTTCGACACACGTCCTATCTGACGTGTGGAGGTTCAACGACGGCAGCGCCTCAGCTGTCGCTCCTGTTATAGCCCGCAAGCCCAAGCATCCTAAGCCACGCCTAAGAGATCCCAGCGGAGGCAAATCGATTGAAGGCCCTGTTCTACACAGACACAAAACAGACTGAGATTATGGATACACCTGCACCCGCTCCCCGTTTCGGCTGGTCACGGATACGGGTGTCGCATAGCGGCATATGCGGCTCGGATATGCACGCATGGCACGGTCATGACGAACGCCGCGTTCCGCCGATGATCCTCGGGCACGAAGCAGCGGGCATCGCTGCCGATGGACCGCATGCGGGAAAGACAGTCACGATCAACCCTCTGATTTCCTGCAATACCTGTGCCGACTGCCAAGGCGGCCGTCCGCACGTTTGCGCCGACCGGGCACTTGTGGGCATGGCGTTCCCCGGAACCTTCGCCGAGGAAGTTCTGGTACCGGACACCAACATCTATCCCACGAAGCTCGCCCCCAAACAGGCCACCCTCACAGAACCGCTGGCATGTGCCTTGCATGCAGTGCAACTTGCCACGACCCGCATGCCTGGCGCCGCTTCCGCCATCGTTCTGGGCGGTGGCGCCATCGGTCTGCTCGCTGCCAGATGCTTTGCCCTGAAGGGTCTCGGTCGCATAGACATTGCCGAAACCAACCCCTTGCGTCGCTCACTCCTCGCAGACACAACCGGAGCCCGACCGTACGATCCGCTCAACCATACCCCGGCCCAAGCCGACATCGTCCTTGATGCTGTCGGCTCTGGCCGAACCCGGCACGCCGCCAGTGCGCTTGTCCGGCCCGGAGGCACCATTGTTCATATCGGCCTGCAAGATTGCGCCGGTGGCCTCGACACACGCCGGCTGACAATTCAGGAAATCACGTTTGTCGGCAGCTACTGCTACGCACCAAAGGATTTCCGCGCCGCATTGGCTTTATTGGAAGACGGCAATGTTTCAGGCGATGGATGGACGGAGTGCCGCCCACTGGATCAAGGCCAACAGGCGTTCACGGCCATCCACGATGCTAACGCCCCACCCAAGATCATCCTGACAATTTGAGTTCAGGCCCAAAACAACGTAAATCATCGGACGCAGGTGTCGCGGTTTCAGAAACTGGTCCTGGCAGGGGCAGGGGGACTCGAACCCACGACCCTCGGTTTTGGAGACCGATGCTCTACCAACTGAGCTATACCCCTAAGACCAAGTGAGGGCATAAGCCAAGGCGCAGCACCATTCAAGCGCAAACACACTTCAGGCCGCGATCCGTTCCCGGCGCAGGAAAACCGGCTGTAACTGGATACTTTGCTCCTTCTGGAAGGCATAGCCCTCCCAACAGAATCCGGAAAGCGCCTCGGGGTCTCGCACCCTATTCTCAACCACGTACCTCGCCATCGCCCCCCGTGCCCGCTTGGCAAAGAAGGAAATTACCTTCGCCGACCCGTTTTTCTCATCGAGGAACACAGGTGTTACGACCGCTGTGCGCATCTTCTCGGCCCGCGCCGCCCGGAAGTACTCTTGGCTTGCGCAGTTCAACACAAAGTTCGCGCCAGCCACCTCCGCTGCATCATCCAGCGCCACGGCCAGCCGCTCACCCCAATAATCATACAGGCTCTCCGCCCGCCCGACCTTGAGCCGTCGTCCCATTTCCAGCCGGTACGGTTGAATCGCGTCCAGCGGCCGCAGGATCCCGTAGAGTCCGGACAGAATGCGCAAATGATCCTGAGCATAGGTCACCGCTTCGCGCTCTAGGGTATTGAAGCCCAGCCCCGTGTAGGTATCACCGGCAAACGCCAGTGCCGCCTGTTTGGTAGTATTTCCGGCAGGCTCGGGCGAAAAGGTCTGGAACCGCGCATGGTTCAGGGCCGCAAGTTCGTCGGAGAGGGCCATCAGCGCCTTCAGCCTTGTCCGGCTCAATCTGGCTGCCGTCCTCGCGAGGAGGTTGGCATCCTCGGCGAACATCGGTTCGCTCGCGAGCAGATCCTTGGCCGCAGGAGAGAAATCTAGCGACTTCGCCGGGGAAATCACGCACAACATGCTGCGTCCATTCTTCTTCCATTCGTCAGTGAACGCAATATCTAGCGCATTCACCGAAATTGGCCAACCCCCCGGTTGCTTCAATATGCCCGCCGTACTCGCATAGCAGTATTGAACCGGCCAAGCGCCAGCAATTCGCCGACGAAACGCCGTACAAATCCTATCGGCAAGTCTCGGTTCATTGCGGCGTCGAATTGCACCAACGCCTCGTTCTCCCGTCCCAGCCGCAACTCGGCGACCGCATGATAATAGTATCCGTAGGGGCTGCCAGCATCGGCCCGCACTGCCGAAATCGCCGCCCGCAAAGCCTCCTCGTCATCCTCCAGTTCAAGAGCAAGGTAGGCTTTAAGCGACCAGTCTTCCGCCCCGACTCCCGGCAAACTGATAGCCTTGTCAATCTGATGCATCGCTGTTTCGGGACTGTCATAATCGCTAAGGTGATCGGCATACCAGTAATGCAGGAACCGGTCGCCCGCACCCGCGTCTATGCCTGCCTGAAACGTCCTGCTCGCTTGCGCCGTATAGCCGAGTGCGGATTCCGCAAAAGCCCTTTGAACGTAGCCATCCGATTCCCGTGGATCGAGTTCTATCGCTTCGTTGGCAGCACGGATTGCCTGTTGATTGCGGTCGAGCCTGCGCAACAGAAATGCCCGATGGCTGCGAAAATCTGCGTCTTTCGGGGCGAATTCGATTGTCCGATTCGCCGCCTCCAGCGCTGCCTCGTAATCCTCCGCCCGTTCATGGAAAGTCAGTACGCCGTAATGAGCAAAGGCGTCCTCGCTATCGAGAAACAGGGCCGCTTCGAACGCCTCTAGTGCATCCGCATCACGATCGAGGTCGAAAAAAATCCACCCCTTCTCGCGCAGACCCCAGCTATACTCTGGCTCCAGCAGCAATGCCGTCTCTATCCGCTGCAGCGCCTCTTCCGGCTGATTGAGGTGAATACGCAGAAGGTTGGCCAGCCCGCCATTGGCCGAGGCCGTCGGCCGGAGAGAGAGTGAGCGTCGAAACATCGCAACCGCCTCGTCATTGCGATCTATGTCCCAGTACATCCAGCCCAGCAGGTTCATTGCCTCGACATCGTTGGGTAACAGTCCAATTGCCGAAAGGAAGGCGGATGCCGCCGCAGCCGTGTCACCAAGACGTTCTTTGGCGCTACCGAGCTTTCGGTGGAAACCGGCCCGCGTTGCCGGCAATGCTCCTGATTCCGCCAGCGCTGCCTCACAGGCTGCCGCTATGCGTTCCGGCGTATCGCTGCTTTCAAGACAGATACGACCGTAGCTGTCTTCGGAAGACGTTATCAGCGGTCGCGCCGCGACGGACATGCCAATCCATGTGAAAGCGAGGCCCAGCGCGAAAATGCGAAGCGGCAAGAGCATGAAGCGATACGGCCTCCCAAAGATCCTGGCGTCCCGATGTCAGACTGACGCGCACTACAGGTTTGGTAAAGGCGATTACCCGACAAATTGGTTAACAATTGGGCCGATGCCGATCTCGAAGTCATATGCATAACAAAAAAGCGGTCTGGCTGACACCAGACCGCTTCCATGTTTGCAACGAGCGTGGCTTCGCCAGCCCGCCTTCACGATTACTCGTGGATTTTGGAGACGACGCCTGCGCCGACGGTGCGGCCGCCTTCGCGGATGGCGAAACGCAGTTTCTCTTCCATCGCGATCGGGGCGATCAGTTCAACGTCGAACTTCAGGTTGTCGCCCGGCATCACCATTTCCGTGCCTTCCGGCAGGTTCACGGTGCCCGTCACGTCCGTCGTCCGGAAGTAGAACTGCGGACGGTAGTTGGCGAAGAACGGCGTGTGACGCCCACCCTCTTCCTTCGTCAGGATGTAGGCTTCGGCCTCGAACTTCGTGTGCGGCTTCACCGAACCCGGCTTGCACAGCACCTGGCCACGCTCCACGCCATCACGCTCGATGCCGCGCAGCAGCGCGCCGACGTTGTCGCCCGCCTCGCCGCGATCCAAGAGCTTGCGGAACATCTCGACGCCCGTGCAGGTCGTCTTCTTGGTGTCGCGGATACCGACGATCTCGATCTCCTCACCGACGTTCAGCACACCGCGCTCGATGCGGCCCGTCACAACCGTGCCGCGGCCCGAGATCGAGAACACGTCCTCGATCGGCATCAGGAACGGCTGGTCCACCGGACGCGCAGGCGTCGGGATGTACTCGTCAACAGCCGCCATCAGCTCGGCGATCTTCTCCGAACCGATCGCGTCATCACGGCCTTCCAGAGCCGCCAGTGCGGAACCGGCGATGATCGGGATATCGTCGCCCG of the Algicella marina genome contains:
- a CDS encoding alcohol dehydrogenase catalytic domain-containing protein; protein product: MDTPAPAPRFGWSRIRVSHSGICGSDMHAWHGHDERRVPPMILGHEAAGIAADGPHAGKTVTINPLISCNTCADCQGGRPHVCADRALVGMAFPGTFAEEVLVPDTNIYPTKLAPKQATLTEPLACALHAVQLATTRMPGAASAIVLGGGAIGLLAARCFALKGLGRIDIAETNPLRRSLLADTTGARPYDPLNHTPAQADIVLDAVGSGRTRHAASALVRPGGTIVHIGLQDCAGGLDTRRLTIQEITFVGSYCYAPKDFRAALALLEDGNVSGDGWTECRPLDQGQQAFTAIHDANAPPKIILTI
- the yaaA gene encoding peroxide stress protein YaaA, with the protein product MLCVISPAKSLDFSPAAKDLLASEPMFAEDANLLARTAARLSRTRLKALMALSDELAALNHARFQTFSPEPAGNTTKQAALAFAGDTYTGLGFNTLEREAVTYAQDHLRILSGLYGILRPLDAIQPYRLEMGRRLKVGRAESLYDYWGERLAVALDDAAEVAGANFVLNCASQEYFRAARAEKMRTAVVTPVFLDEKNGSAKVISFFAKRARGAMARYVVENRVRDPEALSGFCWEGYAFQKEQSIQLQPVFLRRERIAA
- a CDS encoding tetratricopeptide repeat protein, with amino-acid sequence MLLPLRIFALGLAFTWIGMSVAARPLITSSEDSYGRICLESSDTPERIAAACEAALAESGALPATRAGFHRKLGSAKERLGDTAAAASAFLSAIGLLPNDVEAMNLLGWMYWDIDRNDEAVAMFRRSLSLRPTASANGGLANLLRIHLNQPEEALQRIETALLLEPEYSWGLREKGWIFFDLDRDADALEAFEAALFLDSEDAFAHYGVLTFHERAEDYEAALEAANRTIEFAPKDADFRSHRAFLLRRLDRNQQAIRAANEAIELDPRESDGYVQRAFAESALGYTAQASRTFQAGIDAGAGDRFLHYWYADHLSDYDSPETAMHQIDKAISLPGVGAEDWSLKAYLALELEDDEEALRAAISAVRADAGSPYGYYYHAVAELRLGRENEALVQFDAAMNRDLPIGFVRRFVGELLALGRFNTAMRVRRAY
- the tuf gene encoding elongation factor Tu; this encodes MAKAKFERTKPHVNIGTIGHVDHGKTTLTAAITKQFGDFKAYDEIDGAPEEKARGITISTAHVEYETDSRHYAHVDCPGHADYVKNMITGAAQMDGAILVVNAADGPMPQTREHILLGRQVGIPHMVVFMNKVDQVDDEELLELVEMEIRELLSSYDYPGDDIPIIAGSALAALEGRDDAIGSEKIAELMAAVDEYIPTPARPVDQPFLMPIEDVFSISGRGTVVTGRIERGVLNVGEEIEIVGIRDTKKTTCTGVEMFRKLLDRGEAGDNVGALLRGIERDGVERGQVLCKPGSVKPHTKFEAEAYILTKEEGGRHTPFFANYRPQFYFRTTDVTGTVNLPEGTEMVMPGDNLKFDVELIAPIAMEEKLRFAIREGGRTVGAGVVSKIHE